One window of the Candidatus Poribacteria bacterium genome contains the following:
- a CDS encoding SUMF1/EgtB/PvdO family nonheme iron enzyme: protein MKLCFTNSYLAQVVNIDSNRVFRGGSWGSKAESVRCAARVSMSPSEAYFSVGFRCAVTYTP, encoded by the coding sequence GTGAAGTTGTGTTTTACAAACAGTTATTTAGCACAAGTCGTAAATATTGATAGCAATCGCGTGTTTCGGGGCGGTTCTTGGGGAAGTAAAGCAGAATCTGTGCGTTGTGCCGCTCGCGTCAGCATGTCCCCCTCAGAAGCATACTTCAGTGTAGGGTTTCGTTGTGCAGTGACATATACGCCTTGA